TGGAGGTCGGGCGTGTCCGGATCGTCACCGACCACGTCGGGGGTGACGCGGTCGCGGGACGGATCAGCCTCCACGACGGTGAGGTGGTCGGGGCCTTCCACGCCTCGATCGACGTCCACACCCACGCGGCGAAGGGGCACCTCCGGGTTGCCGACCCGGCCCGCCGACACGGCATCGCCCGCCACGTCGTCCCGCGGCTGATCACGGTCGCCCTCACCCCACAGCGCGAGGGAGGGATGGGGCTGCGCCGCGTCCAGTCGGCGACCGCGAGCAGCAACGTCGCCGCCATCGCACTGGCCCGCCGGCTCGGGGTCAAGCGGGAGACACGCGCCCGACAGGACCGCTGGACCGAGGGCGTCGGCATCGACGACACCCTCGCCTGGGGCGTCCTCGCCGACGAGTGGGACACCTCGGCCCATCGGATGCGCGGCGCCGACCCCGACGTGACGATCGGCGTCGGTCCGCACCCCGACCCGTGGCCGACCGACGAACGCTACGACCCTGCGCTGCTGGCCGCCGGGGACCGTCGCAACGTCGCCGACCACTACCGCTACTGGACCGTCGAGGCGATCCGCGCCGACCTCGCCGCATCGGCCCGCCCGTTCCACGTCGCGATCGAGAACTGGCGGCACGACCTCAACATCGGCACCGTCGTGCGGACCGCCAACGCCTTCGGGGCAGGCGGCGTCCACATCGTGGGCAAGCGGCAGTGGAACAAGCGTGGGGCGATGGTGACCGACCGCTACCTCGACGTGCACCACCACGATCGGTTCGAGGGGCTCCGCCAGTTCGCCGTCGACCACGACCTGACCCTGACCGGCATCGACAACCTGCCGGGCTCCCGGTCCCTGCTGACGACCCCGCTGCCCGAACGATGCCTCATGGTCTTCGGCCAGGAGGGCCCGGGCCTGTCACCCCAGGCGCGCACCCACGTCGAGGCCGTCCTGCACATCCCGCAGGTCGGATCGACCCGCTCGATCAACGCCGGCGTGGCCAGCGGGATCGCCATGGCGGCCTGGACCGCCCAGCACACTTCCGGGAACCAGTCAGGCTGATTGCCCTTCCGGTCCCTCCCGTGGTGGGTCGCACACGGCCGGGGCCGATACGATGCCGTCCGAAGACTGCCTTCCCTACCCAGGTGGTGACCTGACAATGGCCGACACGGCCTCCCGCGCGGACGCGCCCTCCCCCTCCTCCGGTGCCGATTCGTTCGGTGCGAACAGCTGGATCGTCGAGGAGCTGTACCGCGACTACCTCGCCGACCCGGGAAGCGTGCCCGAGAGCTGGCACGACTTCTTCAGCGACTACGTGCCCCCGCACGGCGCCATCCCGGCGGCGCGGACGGCCCCGCAGGGCAACGGCACGGCGACCCCGGCGGCACCGGCTGCCCCCGCGGCCGAGAAGGCCGACACGAAGGCCGACACCAAGGCGGACGACAAGGACGCCGTCGAGGTCGAGATCCCCGAGGGCGCGCAGAAGATCCGTGGGGTCTCCGCCGCCATCGCGGAGAACATGCAGACCTCGTTGACGGTCCCCACGGCGACCAGCTTCCGCGAGGTCCCCGCCAAGCTGCTCGAGGTCAACCGCCGGATCCTCAACAACCAGCTCAAGCGCACCCGTGGCGGCAAGGTCAGCTTCACCCACCTCATCGGCTGGGCGATGGTCAAGGCCATGGTCGCCAACCGGGCGATGACCAAGAGCTACCACGAGGACGCCGACGGCACGCCGTTCGTGTACCAGCCCGAGCACTTCGCCATGGGCCTGGCCGTCGACGTCGAGCGCAAGGGCGGCCGTGTCCTGCTGGTCCCCAGCATCAAGCAGGTCGACACCATGGACTTCGCCGAGTACTGGCGGGCCTACGAGGAGATGGTGCGGGCCGTCATGGCCAACAAGCTGACCCCGGAGATGTTCGAGGGCACCACCGCGACCCTCACCAACCCCGGTGGCCTCGGCACGGTCGGCTCGGTCCCCCGCCTGATGAAGGGCCAGTCGGCCATCATCGGGGTCGGCGCGATCGACTTCCCCTCCCAGTTCAAGGGCTCCGACCCGCGCACGCTGGCCGACCTGGGCATCGGCAAGGTCATCACGATGACCTCCACCTACGACCACAGGGTCATCCAGGGCGCCGAGTCCGGCATGTTCCTTCGCTCGATGGAGCACTGCCTCCTGGGCGAGGAGGGCTTCTACGACGAGATCTTCGACTCCCTGAAGATCCCCTACGAGCCGGTCCGCTGGCGCACCGACAACTCCACCCGGGTCGTCAACGACCCTGCCGCCGCGGCTGCCAAGCAGATCTCGGTGCAGAAGCTGACCAACATGTACCGGGTCCGTGGGCACCTGATCGCCCACCTCAACCCGCTGCAGCACACCTTCCGCGCGGTGCACCCCGAGCTGGACCCAGCCACCTACGGCCTGACCATCTGGGACCTCGACCGCGAGTTCTACACCGACGGCATCGCCGGCAAGGAGCGGATGTCGCTCGGCAACCTGCTGGGGGTCCTGCGCGACGCGTACTGCCGCACCGTCGGCATCGAGTACATGCACATCTCCGACCCGGAGCAGAAGGAGTGGTTCCAGGAGCGCGTCGAAGGTGTCCGGACCGCCGTCAGTCCCGAGTCCCAGCGACGGATCATGGACATGCTCAACGAGGCCGAGGCCTTCGAGCGGTTCCTGGGAACCAAGTACCTGGGTCAGAAGCGCTTCTCCCTGGAGGGGTCGGAGTCGCTGATCCCCATGCTCGACGCGCTGCTGTCCGCGGCCGCCGACGAGGGTTTGCAGGAGGCCGTGATCGGCATGGCCCACCGCGGCCGCCTGAACGTGCTGGCCAACATCCTCCGCAAGTCCTACGACAAGATCTTCTCCGAGTTCGAGGGCGACATCGCCTCCGACTCCGTCCAGGGCTCCGGCGACGTCAAGTACCACCTGGGCTCCCGCGGCCTGCACCGCTCCCCCAACGGTGGCGAGCTGCCGGTCTCCCTGGCCGCCAACCCCTCCCACCTCGAGGCCGTCGACCCGGTCGTGGAGGGCATGGTCCGCGCCAAGCAGGACCAGCGCCAGCACCCGCCGAACCACGGCCCGATCCTGCCGGTCCTCATCCACGGTGACGCGGCCTTCGCCGGCCAGGGCGTCGTCGCGGAGACCCTCGGCATGAGCCAGCTGAAGGGCTACCAGACCGGTGGCACCGTCCACATCGTGGTCAACAACCAGCTGGGCTTCACGACCGCGCCGCATCACAGCCGGTCCTCGGAGTACGCCACCGACGTCGCCAAGATGGTCGCCGCGCCGATCATCCACGTGAACGGTGACGATCCCGAGGCCTGTGTCCGCGTGGTCGAGATGGCGTTGGCCTACCGTCAGCGGTTCCACCGCGACGTCGTCGTGGACATGATCTGCTACCGCCGCCACGGCCACAACGAGGGCGACGAGCCCGCGTTCACCCAGCCGATCATGTACGAGGCGATCCGCAACCGCCGCAGCGTCCGCAAGGTCTACACCGAGGAGCTCGTCAACCGCGGTGACCTGACGCTGGAGGAGGCCGAGCAGGCCCTGGAGCGGTTCCAGGAGACCCTGGAGTCCGCGCTGAACCAGACGCGTGGCTCCAAGCCGGAGACCAACGAGCTGCCGCCGACGCCGAAGGTCGTCGGTGTGCTGCCGCACGTCAACACCGGGGTGCCGCTGGACCGCCTCCAGCAGATCACCAAGGCGCTGACGACCTGGCCCGACGACTTCTCCCCGCACCCCAAGCTGGCCAAGCTGCTCAGCCGTCGTGCCGAGCAGCTGGGCGAGGACAGCGTCGACTGGCCGACCGCGGAGATGCTGGCCCTGGGCACCCTCGTCCAGGAAGGCATCAGCGTCCGCTTCGCCGGACAGGACTCGCGTCGCGGCACGTTCAGCCAGCGCCACTCGGTGCTGGTCGACCACGCCGACGGCTCGGAGTACATCCCGTTGCGCCACCTCCCCGGCAACGAGGAGGACGGCCACGGCCAGTTCATGATCTACGACTCGCCGCTCCACGAGTTCGGCGCGCTCGGGTTCGAGTACGGCTACTCCGTGGTCCGGACCGAGGCGCTGACCATGTGGGAGGCGCAGTTCGGCGACTTCTCCAACGGTGCGCAGGTCATCATCGACCAGTTCATCACCGCGGCGGAGGACAAGTGGGGCGAGACCTCCGGCCTCGTCGTGCTGCTCCCCCACGGCTACGAGGGCCAGGGCCCGGAGCACTCCTCCGCCCGCATCGAGCGGTGGCTGACGCTGTGCGCCCAGGACAACATCCAGGTCGCCCAGCCCTCCAACGCCGGTCAGTGGTTCCACCTGCTGCGGCGGCAGATGCACCGTGAGGTCCGCAAGCCCCTCGTCGTCATCAGCCCCAAGTCGATGCTGCGTGCCAAGCACGTCCTGTCGCCGGCGGCCCAGTTCATCGACGGCCACTTCAACGAGGTCTGGACCGAGGACCCGACCGGCCCGGACGCCGAGGACGTGAAGCGCGTCGTGCTGTGCTCGGGCAAGGTCGCCCACGACCTGATCGCCGCACGCGACGAACGCAAGGCCCCCGCGGCCGTCGTCCGCATCGAGCAGCTCTACCCGTGGCCGCACGAGCAGGTCGTGGAGGCGCTGAAGTCGTTCCCCAACGCCACCGACGTCATGTGGGTGCAGGACGAGCCGGAGAACATGGGCCCGTGGCCCTTCGTCGGCGGCCTGCTCTACAACGCCTGCGAGGACGTCGGCGACGGCCGCAAGCTCAAGCGGTCCACCCGCTTCCAGTCCGCCAGCCCCGCCACCGGGTCGCACACCGTGCACGACCTCGAGCAGGACAAGCTGATGGACGATGCGCTCGGTGGGATCAGCTGATGCACGACGACGCCACACCGGCCGGGGTCCAGCACGAATCCCGGCCGGGTGACCCAGCGGGCCTGATGGCGTTCATCGACGCCTCGCCCACGCCGTTCCACGCGGTCGCCAGCCTGGCGGCGCGGCTGGAGCAGGCCGGGTTCGTGGCGTTCGACGAGCGGGAGCGGTGGACCGTGGAACCCGGCACGGCCGGGTACGTCGTCCGGGACGGCGGCTCGATCATCGCCTTCCGGGTGGGATCGGCCCCGCTCGCCGAGGCCGGGTTCCGCATCGCCGGTGCCCACACCGACTCCCCCACCTACCGGCTGCGTCCGCACGCCGACGTCGAGCGGACCGGCTACCGGCAGGTGGCCGTCGAGGTCTACGGCGGCCCGCTGCACTACACGTGGCTGGACCGCGACCTGACCGTCGCCGGCCGGGTCGTGACCGCCGACGGCGACATCGAGCTGGTCCGCCTGCCCGGTGCCCCGCTGCGCATCCCCAGCCTTGCGATCCACCTCAACCGCGGGGTCAACGACGAGGGGCTGAAGCTCAACCCGCAGCAGCACATGCTGCCGATCTGGTCGGCTGCGGTCGAGGACGCCTCGATCATCGAGGAGGTCACCGACCACGTCGGCGCCGACGAGCTGCTCGCCTGGGACCTGATCCTGGCCGACACCCAGCCCTCGGCCCTCGGCGGTCGCGACGACCAGTTCGTCATGGCCCCGCGCCAGGACAACCTGGTCTCGTGCCATGCCGCCGTCGATGCGATCATCGCCGCCGGCCCGGCCGAGGCGACCCAGGTCGTGGTCTGCAACGACCACGAGGAGGTCGGCTCGGGCAGTGCGGAGGGTGCCAGGGGGGCGATGCTCGAGGACACCCTGTCCCGGCTGGTCGTGGCCAGCGGCGACACCGACCCGCAGGCCCGACCGCGGGCGTTCGCCGGGTCGATCCTGGTCAGCGCCGACTCGGCCCACGCGGTGCACCCCAACTACGCCGACCGGCACGACCCCGGCCACCAGCCCCGCCTCGGCGGCGGCCCCGTGGTGAAGGTGCATGCCAACCAGGCCTACGCCACCGACGCCGGCACCGCAGCCTGGTTCATCAGCCGCTGCCGCGAGGCGGACGTTCCCGTGCAGGCGTTCACCAACCGCGCCGACTCCCCCAGCGGGTCGACCATCGGACCGCTGACCGCGACGCGGCTCGGCATCCACACCGTGGACATCGGCAGCCCGTTGCTGTCCATGCACTCCATCCGCGAGCAGTCCCATGCCGAGGACCTGGCGCACCTGACGCGCGCGCTGGCCCAGCACATGGCAAGCTGACCGCCGCACACCGCCGCGATCGAGGCAGAGAGGAACCCGCCGTGCCGGGTGAGGGGAACAAGGAGAGGGAGCTGACCGCCGCCGAACGGCGCGCCGAAGCGGTGCGTGCCCGGCTGGCCCGTGTCCGCCGTCATGCCCCTGCCAGCGAGACCGGCCCGGCTGGCAACGGCGAGGAGGTCTTCAAGGACGACACCGACGCCTTGGTCCATCCGCCCGACGAACGCCCCGACACCGAGGTGATGCTCAAGCGGCCGCTGACCGAACGCCCCACGGTGCGCGCCGGCGTCTACGCCTGGTCGGGCATCGGCATCACCATCATCGTGATCGCCACCGCGCTGGTCATCGCGACCCTCTCCAGCGTCGTCATCCCGATCGTGATCGCGCTGTTTCCCGCCGCGGTGCTGTACCCGTTCGTCAACCGGCTGAAGAACGCCGGCGTGCCACCCGCGCTGGCGGCCGCCGTCGTGCTGCTCGGCACGCTCGGGATCATCGGCGGCATCGGGGCCCTCATCGTCCCGGCTGTCGGCGAGCAGATCGACACCCTGAGCACGTCCATCATGGACGGCTACGCCCAGATCGACACGTTCCTCCGCAGCGGGCCGTTCGGCCTGGACCCCATCAACCTCGACGAGCTGGTGGAGGGGTTCTCCGAGGGAATCTCCGGCGGCGTCGGCGCCGCAGCCGGCAGCGCCCTGGGTGTGGCCCAGGCGTTCTTCCAGGGTGCGACCAGCGTCCTGCTGACCCTGATCGTGCTGTTCTTCTACCTCAAGGACGGCCCGACGATCGGGCGCTGGGTCAAGAGCCTGTTCCCCCACGCGCTGCACCGCGACGTGGAGATCCTCGGCGATCGCATGTGGACCACGATCGGTGGCTACATCCAGGGCCAGCTCGCCGTCGCCGTGGTCGATGCGGTGTTCATCGGCCTTGGCCTGTGGCTGCTGGGCGTCCCCCTTGCGTTGCCGCTGGGTGTCATCGTGTTCTTCGGTGGCCTGTTCCCCGTCGTGGGTGCCAGCATCTCCGGGTTCCTGGCCGCCATCGTGGCGCTGGCCACCAACGGGCCGGGAACCGCGTTGCTGGTCATCGGCGTCGTCGTGGCCGTCCAGGCGCTGGAGGGCAACCTGCTCCAGCCGCTGATCCTCGGCCGGGCGCTGGAGCTGCATCCGCTGGCGATCGTGATGGCCCTGGCCACGGGCGGCTTCCTGCTGGGCATCCTCGGCGCGTTTCTGGCCGTCCCCGTGGCCGCCGCGTCGGCCCAGACGGTCGGCTACATCCGCAACCGCGTCCCCGGCTGACCCGGGGGCTACTCGCCCAGGTGGACGCGGGGGATGCGGGCGCCGATGCCGCAGGTGACCTCGTAGGTGATGGTGTCCAGCCACGCGGCCCAGTCCTCTGCCGTCACCGGGTCCTCAGCCGGGCCGCCGAGCAGCCAGACGTCGTCGCCCGCCTCGGCGTCGGCGTCGGGGCCGAGGTCGACCAGCAGCTGGTCCATGCACACCGTCCCCGCCATCGGGACCCGACGGCCGCGGTGGGTCGCCTGTCCCTTCCCGGTCAGGCCCCGACGGATCCCGTCGGCGTAGCCAGCCGGCACCGTGCCGATGACCGTCGGCTCGGTCGCGGTCCAGCGGCGGCCGTAGGACACGGTGTCGCCCGGCTGGACGCGCTTGACCAGCGACAGCCTGGTCCGGATCGACATCGCCGGCCGCAGCCCCTCCAGCTTCACGCCCGGCGCCGCCTCCAGCCCGTACAGCGCGATCCCGGTCCGGACCATGTCGTGGTGCAGCGCCGGATACAGCGTGGTCCCGCCGGAGTTGCACAGGTGGCGGAGGTCCGGCCGCAGGCCGACCGCCTCGGCCATGGCCAGCCCCCGTGCGAAGCGTTCGCCCTGGAGCTCGTTGAAGGCGTTCCCAGCTTCGTCGCCGACCGCCAGGTGGGACCAGATCCCCGCCACCCGAAGGGAGGGGCTGGCGGCCAGGCGGGCGAACGCGGGCTCCCAGAACTCCTCGGCCAGCCCCACGCGGCGCATGCCGGTGTCGAGCTTGAGGTGCACGTCGACCACCCCGTCACCAGCCGCTGCGGTCAGCGCCGCCGCGAAGCCGTGGGTGTAGACCGTCGGGGTCAGCTCGGCAGCCAGCAGGGCCGCGGCCGCCTCGGCGGGTGGCTCGGACAGGACCAGCACGGGAGCGGTGATGCCGGCGTCCCGCAACGCGATGCCCTCCTCGACCAGCGCGACGCCGAGCCACGTCGCCCCGCCCTCCAGCGCCGCCCGGGCCACGGGAACGGCGCCGTGGCCGTACCCGTCGGCCTTCACGACGGCCATGAGGTGCTCGACGCGCGCGTGGGCCTTCAGGACGGCGGCGTTGTTCCGGATGGCGTCGAGGTCGACCTCGGCCCAGACGGGACGGTGGAGGGGAGGGTTCACGTGGTCAGATTCCGAGCTCGAGGGCGGCCGCGGCGACGTGGTCGGCGACGTCGCTGGCCCCGGTGGCGCGAGCCGAGAGGTGCTCGGCCGCCAGGTCACCGGCCAGGCCGTGCACGTGGACGGCCGCCGCCACGCTGGCGGGGTCACGATGCTGGGCCATCATCGCGGCGGTGATGCCGGTCAGCACGTCACCGGTCCCGCCGGACGCCAGCGCTGGTCCGCCCGTGCCGTTGATCCACACCCGGCCGTCTGCGGCGGCGATGACCGACCGGGGTCCCTTGGCGACCAGCGTGGCCCCGAACCGTCGAGCCTGCTCGACCGCGGTTTCGGTCCGGCGGGCGTGGACGCCGTGGCCCGAGCTGCCCGCGAGGCGGCCGAGCTCCTTCGCCTGTGGGGTCAGCACGAGCTGCCGGTCCTCGGGGCGTCCGTCCGGCGCCTCGAGCA
The nucleotide sequence above comes from Euzebya pacifica. Encoded proteins:
- a CDS encoding TrmH family RNA methyltransferase, with translation MRGADPDVTIGVGPHPDPWPTDERYDPALLAAGDRRNVADHYRYWTVEAIRADLAASARPFHVAIENWRHDLNIGTVVRTANAFGAGGVHIVGKRQWNKRGAMVTDRYLDVHHHDRFEGLRQFAVDHDLTLTGIDNLPGSRSLLTTPLPERCLMVFGQEGPGLSPQARTHVEAVLHIPQVGSTRSINAGVASGIAMAAWTAQHTSGNQSG
- a CDS encoding multifunctional oxoglutarate decarboxylase/oxoglutarate dehydrogenase thiamine pyrophosphate-binding subunit/dihydrolipoyllysine-residue succinyltransferase subunit, which gives rise to MADTASRADAPSPSSGADSFGANSWIVEELYRDYLADPGSVPESWHDFFSDYVPPHGAIPAARTAPQGNGTATPAAPAAPAAEKADTKADTKADDKDAVEVEIPEGAQKIRGVSAAIAENMQTSLTVPTATSFREVPAKLLEVNRRILNNQLKRTRGGKVSFTHLIGWAMVKAMVANRAMTKSYHEDADGTPFVYQPEHFAMGLAVDVERKGGRVLLVPSIKQVDTMDFAEYWRAYEEMVRAVMANKLTPEMFEGTTATLTNPGGLGTVGSVPRLMKGQSAIIGVGAIDFPSQFKGSDPRTLADLGIGKVITMTSTYDHRVIQGAESGMFLRSMEHCLLGEEGFYDEIFDSLKIPYEPVRWRTDNSTRVVNDPAAAAAKQISVQKLTNMYRVRGHLIAHLNPLQHTFRAVHPELDPATYGLTIWDLDREFYTDGIAGKERMSLGNLLGVLRDAYCRTVGIEYMHISDPEQKEWFQERVEGVRTAVSPESQRRIMDMLNEAEAFERFLGTKYLGQKRFSLEGSESLIPMLDALLSAAADEGLQEAVIGMAHRGRLNVLANILRKSYDKIFSEFEGDIASDSVQGSGDVKYHLGSRGLHRSPNGGELPVSLAANPSHLEAVDPVVEGMVRAKQDQRQHPPNHGPILPVLIHGDAAFAGQGVVAETLGMSQLKGYQTGGTVHIVVNNQLGFTTAPHHSRSSEYATDVAKMVAAPIIHVNGDDPEACVRVVEMALAYRQRFHRDVVVDMICYRRHGHNEGDEPAFTQPIMYEAIRNRRSVRKVYTEELVNRGDLTLEEAEQALERFQETLESALNQTRGSKPETNELPPTPKVVGVLPHVNTGVPLDRLQQITKALTTWPDDFSPHPKLAKLLSRRAEQLGEDSVDWPTAEMLALGTLVQEGISVRFAGQDSRRGTFSQRHSVLVDHADGSEYIPLRHLPGNEEDGHGQFMIYDSPLHEFGALGFEYGYSVVRTEALTMWEAQFGDFSNGAQVIIDQFITAAEDKWGETSGLVVLLPHGYEGQGPEHSSARIERWLTLCAQDNIQVAQPSNAGQWFHLLRRQMHREVRKPLVVISPKSMLRAKHVLSPAAQFIDGHFNEVWTEDPTGPDAEDVKRVVLCSGKVAHDLIAARDERKAPAAVVRIEQLYPWPHEQVVEALKSFPNATDVMWVQDEPENMGPWPFVGGLLYNACEDVGDGRKLKRSTRFQSASPATGSHTVHDLEQDKLMDDALGGIS
- a CDS encoding M18 family aminopeptidase, which produces MHDDATPAGVQHESRPGDPAGLMAFIDASPTPFHAVASLAARLEQAGFVAFDERERWTVEPGTAGYVVRDGGSIIAFRVGSAPLAEAGFRIAGAHTDSPTYRLRPHADVERTGYRQVAVEVYGGPLHYTWLDRDLTVAGRVVTADGDIELVRLPGAPLRIPSLAIHLNRGVNDEGLKLNPQQHMLPIWSAAVEDASIIEEVTDHVGADELLAWDLILADTQPSALGGRDDQFVMAPRQDNLVSCHAAVDAIIAAGPAEATQVVVCNDHEEVGSGSAEGARGAMLEDTLSRLVVASGDTDPQARPRAFAGSILVSADSAHAVHPNYADRHDPGHQPRLGGGPVVKVHANQAYATDAGTAAWFISRCREADVPVQAFTNRADSPSGSTIGPLTATRLGIHTVDIGSPLLSMHSIREQSHAEDLAHLTRALAQHMAS
- a CDS encoding AI-2E family transporter translates to MPGEGNKERELTAAERRAEAVRARLARVRRHAPASETGPAGNGEEVFKDDTDALVHPPDERPDTEVMLKRPLTERPTVRAGVYAWSGIGITIIVIATALVIATLSSVVIPIVIALFPAAVLYPFVNRLKNAGVPPALAAAVVLLGTLGIIGGIGALIVPAVGEQIDTLSTSIMDGYAQIDTFLRSGPFGLDPINLDELVEGFSEGISGGVGAAAGSALGVAQAFFQGATSVLLTLIVLFFYLKDGPTIGRWVKSLFPHALHRDVEILGDRMWTTIGGYIQGQLAVAVVDAVFIGLGLWLLGVPLALPLGVIVFFGGLFPVVGASISGFLAAIVALATNGPGTALLVIGVVVAVQALEGNLLQPLILGRALELHPLAIVMALATGGFLLGILGAFLAVPVAAASAQTVGYIRNRVPG
- the alr gene encoding alanine racemase gives rise to the protein MNPPLHRPVWAEVDLDAIRNNAAVLKAHARVEHLMAVVKADGYGHGAVPVARAALEGGATWLGVALVEEGIALRDAGITAPVLVLSEPPAEAAAALLAAELTPTVYTHGFAAALTAAAGDGVVDVHLKLDTGMRRVGLAEEFWEPAFARLAASPSLRVAGIWSHLAVGDEAGNAFNELQGERFARGLAMAEAVGLRPDLRHLCNSGGTTLYPALHHDMVRTGIALYGLEAAPGVKLEGLRPAMSIRTRLSLVKRVQPGDTVSYGRRWTATEPTVIGTVPAGYADGIRRGLTGKGQATHRGRRVPMAGTVCMDQLLVDLGPDADAEAGDDVWLLGGPAEDPVTAEDWAAWLDTITYEVTCGIGARIPRVHLGE